In a genomic window of Gigantopelta aegis isolate Gae_Host chromosome 9, Gae_host_genome, whole genome shotgun sequence:
- the LOC121380652 gene encoding solute carrier family 23 member 1-like isoform X2: protein MKPGSRLPIVQSCSYSFIPPIIALMTTKQWSCPYTDTSYNQTLPEYGSSDHKAMWHARISEVSGALLVASVFQVVIGFSGLLGLLLRFIGPLTIAPTIALIGLSLFSAAADKASKQWWIALLTVVLIVIFSQYLRKVNVPCCQFVKGAGCKKSRIPLFNLFPVLIAILVAWLICVALTAGGALTNDPDGWGYKARTDIRSDVLHKSSWFRFPYPGQWGLPTVSLAGVFGMLAGVIASIIESIGDYYACARLSGAPPPPGSAISRGIGTEGITCILAGAWGTGGGNTSYSENIGAIGITKVGSRAVIQVGAIIMIILGCFGKFGALFLTIPEPIIGGMFFVMFSMVTAVGLSNLQHVDMNSSRNLFIFGLALFSGLALPRWVASHPDVIQTNNDVVDQILTVLLSTSMLVGGIIALVLDNTIPGTPEERGISNWQKVDASKDCNGSADMSVYDLPLVQRFFNKMRCTKYVPVCPTFIKDKRRQETSEPQEHNSEGSETYIRAGLHNPATSKSVGLDNHALTGSAGLDNPAFVKSDVTHF from the exons ATGAAACCAGGGTCGAG acTGCCCATAGTTCAGAGTTGCAGTTATTCCTTCATTCCACCAATCATCGCACTGATGACGACAAAACAGTGGAGCTGCCCATACACAGACACATCGT ataatCAAACCTTACCAGAATATGGCAGCTCGGATCACAAAGCAATGTGGCATGCAAGAATTTCCGAG GTTTCAGGTGCATTGCTTGTAGCCTCTGTGTTTCAAGTTGTGATTGGGTTCAGTGGACTGCTGGGATTGTTGCTCAGATTCATCGGGCCACTGACAATAGCCCCAACTATTGCTCTCATTGGTTTATCCTTGTTTTCAGCAGCTGCTGATAAAGCATCCAAGCAATGGTGGATTGCTTTGCT cacGGTTGTTCTGATAGTTATTTTTTCTCAGTACTTGAGAAAGGTTAATGTTCCCTGTTGTCAGTTTGTGAAAGGGGCTGGCTGTAAGAAGAGTCGTATACCACTATTCAACCTTTTTCCA GTTTTGATAGCCATCTTGGTAGCCTGGCTTATCTGTGTGGCTTTGACTGCTGGTGGGGCTTTGACTAATGATCCAGATGGGTGGGGATACAAAGCTAGGACAGACATCCGATCTGATGTTCTACACAAGTCAAGCTGGTTTCGCTTCCCTTACCCAG gCCAGTGGGGCTTACCCACAGTGAGTTTGGCCGGAGTGTTTGGGATGCTGGCCGGAGTGATAGCCTCCATCATAGAATCTATTGGTGATTACTACGCATGTGCAAGACTGTCTGGTGCACCGCCACCTCCTGGGAGTGCCATTAGTCGAG GAATAGGTACTGAGGGCATTACATGTATCTTGGCTGGTGCATGGGGTACCGGTGGAGGAAATAcatcatacagtgaaaatattggtgctATTGGAATCACTAAG GTGGGAAGTCGAGCTGTGATTCAAGTGGGAGCAATCATCATGATTATTCTTGGTTGTTTTGGAAAGTTTGGCGCTCTCTTCCTGACCATCCCCGAACCCATCATCGGCGGAATGTTCTTTGTGATGTTCA GCATGGTAACTGCAGTGGGACTGTCAAACCTGCAACACGTGGACATGAACTCCTCAAGGAACCTGTTCATCTTTGGTCTGGCTCTCTTTTCTGGACTCGCCCTCCCTAGATGGGTGGCCAGCCACCCTGATGTCATACAGACAA ataaTGATGTTGTGGATCAGATATTAACTGTACTATTAAGTACCAGCATGTTAGTGGGAGGAATAATCGCACTAGTTTTGGACAACACAATACCTG GAACTCCTGAAGAACGGGGCATCTCAAACTGGCAGAAAGTGGACGCGAGCAAAGACTGTAATGGATCTGCCGACATGTCTGTATACGACCTGCCCTTGGTACAAAGATTCTTCAACAAGATGCGGTGTACCAAGTATGTGCCGGTGTGTCCAACATTCATAAAAGATAAGAGAAGACAGGAAACATCAGAACCACAGGAACACAATTCTGAAGGATCTGAGACTTACATACGTGCAGGATTACACAATCCTGCCACATCAAAGTCTGTAGGATTAGACAATCATGCTCTAACAGGGTCCGCAGGATTAGACAATCCTGCTTTTGTAAAGTCTGATGTCACACACTTTTAA